The Cinclus cinclus chromosome 15, bCinCin1.1, whole genome shotgun sequence region CcgtggcaggagctgcagtgtcAGTGCCCCATGACAACGTGCCACCACCCCCTGCGTCACTGTCACAGCCACCACGCAAAGGGATGTGGCTCCTCACTGGTTCGGCAGGTGAGGGTGGGGTGGGGAGCCGAGGTCACTGGGGCCTGAGGGGACAGTTTGATGGCAGGGGAATCCCTGGAAGGTCCCTGGATCTGCCCCTGCTGAGCCTGGGCCAGAGAGGCCATTGGAAGCTGGGACAGTGCATGGGGACACCGTGTGCTCACACGGGGTCACAAACCAATCACAGGTGTTTGCTTTGGCCCCTGAGTCCCAGCAGTGACGGGCACCAACCTTTGCCCCTCCCAGGACAACTCTTTTCTGTTCCTCCACTGAAGCCTCATCCCTGGAGCTCTGacccagcaccagctctgccccttTAGCCTCTCCTGGAGCTGTCCCCTCCTTGTGTCGCCGGGGTGGCCAAaatcgggggggggggaaccttTCCCAATGTTCTCCTGGCTCCTTTTGTCTCCCCCCTGCCAGTGAAGCcccagctggggaagggaagcCTCTCCTGAGCTGGGAATCCCCTCTtgcctccctccttcccacagagccagcccagcttggaaggggaaggaaggggtaTTTTTAGCACTCACCCTCCGGTTGTTCCAAGGATTGAGCTAAAAAGAGGAATTGACGTTCAAAGGAGGGCTGGCTTGGCTTTAAAAGGAAGGGTTTGTGCTTTTCCTACTACTCAGTCATTGCAAAACTTTCCTGTGAAGAGGGATTGGTAAAAATACCTCGGGTGGGAGGTGGCACCCTGTGACATCGGTGCACagttccctgtgctggcactgctttcATTGCCCAGTTCCCAGGGTGAACTCCCACCCCAAAGGAAGGGATGGGGTGGGACTAAACCCCCCCTGTCCTGGTGCTCATCACAGCGCCCATCACCTGTGAAAGAAATTCCCTCTTGCCAGCCCACCTCTGCATTCCTGCTCTCCAGCGGCTTTTCCTGACCATTCGCACGGCTTTGGAAACCCCTGGGAACTCAGGTGCCTTCCCAGCTGCCATCCAACCCCAGTGTTGTCCTGGCAACACCCTGGAGATCCTCCAGGTCCCAAAACAAGACACCATCCACACCCTGAGGAGTTCAGCTGTAAGCCACAAGGGACAGAATCCAAATCACGGGTGTTTAGGGAATACAGACTTGGGTTACCCCTGTgttcctccttttctctctgcccTTAAACCAATCTCCTTGTAACCGCTTGGGATTTGGGAGTGACCTGGGACCCGTCCTCAAGGGACGTTGCTCCAGCACAATGAGCTGTGGCATTTGTATCCCAAGGGAATCTTTTGGGAAGGAGGATGACTCAAGCCGAGTGTCCTGGTTTTAGTGATCCCAAGTCAAATGAAGGTCACAAGGGGACAAAAATCAACCATCCAGGCATGTCCTGTCAAGGTGAGAGGTCACAGGGCGGAGGGATGATGACAACCAACCCCCAGTTCGGTTCTGTCAAGGAAAAGCACCTTCCAGCAAGAGGGGAAGTAGCCCAGCCAAGGAGAAAGTGAAAGCCTAAAAAGTGGGTTTTAACCTGTGACCCTTTCCAaaacctggggacagctgggctTCTGTCAAATGTCACCTCCCACTGTGGGAAAATCCCAGCCTACCTGGTTCCTCACGGGCTCCAAGCAGCACTTTTGGTTTTGTACTTGTAGGAGGCAGAGATCCCGAGAAATGCACCTTGTGACAGGCATGTGCCAGCCCTGGTGCCCTGCCATGGCACCTTGGGCAGCCCCTGCTGGCACTTCAGGGCTGGTGCCTGTGCCAGCTCAGGGATGTGCACTCCCCTGGGTCAAGGAAATTGTGCTTTTACAAgctttttgtaaagaaaatttttaaaatagaaattatgaGCCTGTGCTGACCCTAAAGGAGGGTGCAACCAGGGGTTTTGGGCTCTGTTCtcaggggacaagggacaggagGACACGgcttccagctgtgccagggaaggttaACTTGggtattagggaaaatttctcatggaaagagctgcccagggcaatGGTGGAATCACACCCCTGCAGTGATTTAAAATCCGTGCGGATGTGGCACTTTGGTGACATGGTCAGTGGTGGCCTTAGCAGTGCTGGGGGGAACACCGTGCACCTCATCCCTCAACCCCCTCCCAGGTGCTGTTTGGGGACGGTCACTGCTAATGACAGCTGgccctccctccagccccccTTGTCCCTAACCCTGTGAATGGCACCGAAACCGCCTTTGTTCCCCTCCCCGGGGGGCAGGACCCGCCACCACCGCTGCTATAAAAGGGGTGGTGGGGCCGAGcggccccagccctgctcccagtccctgtcccagtcccaTCTCAGCTCCCAATCCCCATCCCAACCCCATTCCCGGCCAtgggccgccccgccgccgctgccaccgcgctgctgtgccagctgagCCTCTCCGCAGCCATCCAGTGGCTGTGAGTAGGGATCTCTCCTTCCAGAGCCCCTCTTGGCGGTCCCTCGGGGCTCTGTGGCCCCTCCAGTGACCCCCACCTCTCCCCACAGCGGGCTGGCGGGCAGCAGGGTGGCGTGGAACGAGAGCCAGCACTGCCGGCTGCTGGTGccggagcagctgcagctgtgccgCCGGCATCTGGAGGCGATGCCCAGCATCGTCCGGGCCGCCCGCCGGAcgcaggagctgtgccagcagagctttgcagaCATGAGATGGAACTGCTCCTCCATCCAGAGTGCCCCCAGCTTCGGCCCCGAGCTGCTCACAGGTAAGGGGTGCTCCTCCCGCCGAGtcgctgctcccgctctgcccCCAGGAGCATCCCGTTCCAGGCTCGTTTCTGCCTTGGATTTCTGTTTTAGAGTAAATATCCTGCCTTTACGTGGTGTTAATCCCGTGCAAGTTCCGTCTGGGGGAGGTGACAGACTGTAACTTCCATTTCAAACGGCTGCCAGAGGCTCCCAAAAAAGCGGGGGGAAGAGGTGGGAATACAGGTTGGACAAGGGCAGTATTACACAGGGCGCAGGTTAAAACGCAAAAATTGAGAGGTCTTTGGTTTATCCCCCTGCAAGACGAAATAAAGAAACTCTTTGCGCTGTGAGATGTGCAAGAGGAGAAGactggctgggcagggaggaaggaaatatTCCTGTTTTCTCCTCAGGAACACGGGAAGCCGCCTTCGTGCACGCCCTGGCAGCGGCGGCCGTGGCCCAGGGCATCGCCCGCTCCTGCTCCTCCGGAGAGCTCCCGCTGTGTTCCTGCGGCCCCGGCCCCTCCGAGCCCCCCGCGCCCGGCTCCCGCTGGGGTGGCTGCGGGGACAACCTGAGCCACGGCCTCCAGCTCGGAGCAGCCTTCACCGACGGCTCCGCCAGAATCGGCGCTGGGAGCACGCCCGGGCTCAGGGCTGTGAACCGGCACAACGGAGCAGTGGGACGGGCGGTGGGTGCGGGACCCCCGGGATCTGCAGGTTGGGATGGGGAATACAGAGCCCACCAGGTCTGCTGCGGTGTGGGATGGGGTGTGTGAGCCCCCTGGGACTCTGCAGTGGGTCATACCGTGGGGCTGAGCCCCCCCCAGGACTGCCCAGGGGTGACACAGTGGGTGCGAGCCCCTGGgacagatggagcccagcatcCCTCACAGCAGGGGAAGAGGTCCCTAACTTCAGGCAgcaaatgccagccaggtttttGGGACGTCCTGAACACCGGGAGGCCACAAAATGGCTAAAATGTGTGTAAGCAGACACCCTCCACACACACTGCTGCCCACACCCAGACATCCCTTTCCACAGCCAGCACGTCCAACACTTCACACCAGTATTCCCAGTTGTCTGATGTTTCACACCAGTACTCCCAGTGCTTCTTTCCACCCTTCTCACTGGAAACTGAGCTCGTCCTGTCCTGTTCCAGTTGGGCTCCCCAGCCCATCCTGCCTTTATGCTTTCATCCACTCCTGTTCCCCAGGTGAGGCTTGGGAAGCCTCCAGCCCCGCTGAAGGCTCCTCTGGGAAGTTCCCCAAGGATCAGGTTCTTATCAGAAGGGACTGAAGTAGGGCTGAGTCACTGTTTGTCCCATTATATTCAGCTCTGAGCTCTTTCATCCCTTGAACTTCCCATGGATGCCCTTGCCAGTCAGTCCCTGGGGTGGTACCAGGAGCGAGCAAACTCACCtgtttccctgtgctctgcaggtgcTCAGTGACTCCCTGGATACCAGATGTAAATGCCACGGGGTTTCAGGCTCCTGCTCAATGAAGACCTGCTGGAAAGGACTGCCAGACCTGGGTGAAATAGCTTCTGACCTCAAATCCAGGTACCTGGCAGCCCTCAAGGTGACTCATCGGCTCGTGGGGCCCAGGAAGCAGCTGATCCCCAAGGAAAAGGATGCCAGGCCAGTGACAGAGATGGATCTGGTTTATCTCATCAACTCTCCTGACTactgcaccccaaatccccagctgggctctctggggacacaggacaggTAGGAAGAACTCTGCCTCTGATTCCAGGCTTGCTGTACCACTGGGTTTGAGTGTCCTGGGAAGCTGATGTGaatgggctgggctgagcttgCAGCAGGTCCCTGAATCCCTGTCTTTTGAGACCCCATCTGCACTGCTGCATCCAGATCTGGGGTCGCCAGCACAAGACAGGCATGGGCTCATTCAACAAGTCCCTGTTTGGCCATGGAGATGCTCTGAGGGCTGAgcctctctgctctggagccaggctgggagagtggggggtgctcacctggagaagagaaggatccagggagacctctgagccccttccagtatttaaaggggctccaggagagctggagagggacttgggacaagggatggagggacagaacacagggaatggcttcccactgccagggataggtgggatattggaaaagaattctttcctgtgagaacctggcacagggtgcccagagaagctgtggcttccccacccctggaagtgcccaaggtcaggctggatggggcttggagcaacttgggctagtagaaggtgtccctgctcatggcaggggtggcacaggatgatctttaaggtcctttcatCCATTCCATGAGTCTAcgatcctgctgcctcctgctctgagcacaCCAACTCTGGGAGAGGCCAGCGCCTGGGAGGGCAGGACCCCAGGCCCCACATCTCTCCACAGGCCATGCAACAGGAGCTCGCTGGGCAGTGGCAGCTGTgacctgctgtgctgtggccGTGGCTACAACACCTACACGGAGGAGGTGCAGGAGCGCTGCCACTGCCGGTACCGCTGGTGCTGCTCCGTGGTGTGCAGGCGCTGCCGGCGCAGCCTGGAGAGACACGTCTGCAAATAAGGAGGAGAACCCGTGTTGGCACCCACCAGGCGTGGCTGGACACCAGGAGCCGGTCCCAAGGGATGCCCCCAGCAAGGAGGAGGCTGTGCAAGAAGCCTGCTATCTCATGGGAAGGCTCAGACTGAGAGATTTTGGGAAGCCTtcggtcccttccaacccagagcTCGGGGCAGGACAAAGAGCTGCCCTTCTGCAGCTGGTCAGCAGCCAGCCCTTTgtctccagctgggaaaagctaTTGATCATTCCACAGGCCCCTTTCTCCAGGGAGAACAGGCACCCTGGGCTGCCATTGTCCCTTTGCAGGAGGATTCTGACAGCAGCCTGAAAGCCAGGAGTGATGGATGGAAGGGGGTAGAGTTATCCACTGGGAgaaggctgcagggatggaacGCTGCTGCTTTGGGTGAGCGGGTCATGGGCAGCTCCTTTGGGAGCAGGATTCTGCTGTGGGCTCATCCAGGACGCTCCTCCTCAGGGGAAAGCACTGCTCCAGGGCCCTTGGCAGCGTCCCAGTACAGGCCTTTTGCATGGAGATGGTGCTGTTCTCACTGATGGCAGAGAcaccagggacaggagaggtCGTGCAGCATGGCGAACCCATCCCTGACTGTGTGTTAACAACCCAGCCATGGCATCACTGTAGCTTCTGTCCCCATGTCAGAAGTGGAAGTCCACTCTATATGTGAAATTCTCATGGCTTGTccttcctgcccctccttctggCACACTGAGGTCTTCAGCCCACTCCTTCCACCCTTTGGAACCAGGAGTGTTGGAATTCTGGACCGGAGAGGGGACACAACTCCAGGGCCTTGGGGAAGCAAGAAAAAACCTTGTGTTTCTGTATGTCCTGTAGGTGGAATTTTGGtgtctgtttttaaataaatgttataACTCTCTGTGCGTTGTTTTCTAGGACAATCTTTCCTGCACGTCCTTCCGAGCTGGTCGTGGAGAAAGACGCTGTAAAGAGAGCCTTGTGTCCATAAATCCCCATGtccattcttttcctttcacacaTCTGAGGACCAGCTCACTTTCAACTCTTTCTGCTTCCCACTGGCCCAGATTTGCCTTAAATTACAGATGCCTGCTTTCCTTCACTCCTGTTTTATTCCCTGCATCCTCAGGTCTCCAGCTGCCTGGGATTGAGGGCTGGTGCTGGAAATTGAGGCAGTccagatttattttctgatcCTTGGGAATGTGGGCTGAATGAGCCAAGGGTGTGTGTGAACAGCAAGGCTttgggatacagggatggggGGCTCCCACATTTCCCTTAGCACAGAATCTGGCCAAGTGCTTGGATGACATGAGATTCCCGCTGTTGCAAACCTGGGAGAGAAAGAATGAGTCCAAACAGGTGCTGGAGAGGCTGCACAGCACCGGGAGGACAGGTAAATGGCGTGGGAATCCTCGGGTGgattcctgcagctcccagcattGCCTGGAGGCTCCAGCAGCTTCACTTTATTTTTGGTTCCCATTGACTGGAGTTGGCCGCGCTCAGCCCGAGCCCAGCTGGACGATTACTCATTTCCATATCCATTCCATCATTTTTAATGGTCTCTGCTGGGTCACGGAATCAATTAATGAGCTTTTCTTGTAAAACATCCCCTCCCCTTAATGTGCTCCAGGTTTCTGTGTGAACAGGGAAGGAATCAGAGGTGGCTCGGGAGAATGCAGGGGCTGGAAGTTGAGCCCGATCTCGGTGAGTGCCAGGAGTGAGTTAACCCTCGTTATCAGTTGTTAATGTGCCATTGactggctctgcctgctgccatcTCTCTCCCGAGAGCGCCTGGAAAACCGCAGCTGTCCAAGGTCAAAAGCTATCTCgagttttccttttaaaatgcaattaggGGTCATTGCCCGGCATTCCTCCGAAAAAGGAGTTTCAGCTGCCAGAACAGCCGCAGTTTCTGTGTGCGGAGGGCTGCAGGTACGAAATTAGGATTGCTTCAGTGCCTTCCCTCCATCCACTTCCCAGAGCGTCCCAGAtcacagggaggtgacaccggGAGGGACTGCTAGCATTGCAAAACGAGCTGgtgagagggaaagaaaacaaaaaaaaaaaaaaaaaaaggaaggatcTTTTGGAGTGAGAACTCCAGCCAGGAGGGTGGGAAATGTGATTTGCATTTGGTAACTACAAACACACATCGCctgggggagaggagaggagccaCAATAGCAAGGAATGCCCAGGGGAACTGTCGGGATCCCTCCTAGAGAGGTCCCGTTGAAATTTCTGCCTGGGAAAAGGCAGGGCCAAGTGCTGAATATGCAGAACCcactcctcctctccttccttgaCTCCAAGCTCgacagggaagagctgggaaaagaCTGGAGGGGTCACAGTGCAGCCGGAATCCTGCGGGAAAGAGGAAGGGGCCGGAATTAGCTGGAGAGTGCAAAGGGTCAGGCTGGCAGGGGGTGACAGCTCCGCGACAACCCTctcagtgggagctgctggaatcCGGGTCCACACCTGGAATTGGCAGGAATGTGAGATCTGCAGGGCTTGGGAGCATCCCCCAGGAACCGAGAGCctgaggatggatggatggatggatggatggatggatggatggatggatggatggatggatggatggatggatggatggatggagcagGAATGATCCCTGTGTTGGTCCCCAGGGGTTTTAAAAGAGTAACGTTGGTGTGAACGTGGTTATTTGTTGCTGGTCAAATTTGTGCAAACAATAAAGTCTGGGGGAAGGCGAGTGCTTTTCATGGAATATGTTAAaacatggatttatttttccttttatttccttgttcATTGAGGGATTCTGCATAACTCATTCCAGGAGGATAATATGAGCAAGGGCAATAAACTGTTGGTAATTAAGTTTTTGGAAGAAGGATGACTCTCTGCTCACGGATATGTTGGGGCATTTCTTCTGCACAGTTCTGGAGTGCAGATCCCACTGGAATGTGGATCAGGACCTGCACCTGCTTTTCCTTATGCTGCTCACATAGTTGAGCCAGAAGCAGGAGAAAGCCCAGGATAGGGCTCAGCTGTGGATCAACATCTCACAGAAtcagggaatcctggaatggtttgggttgaagggaccttaaagctcatccagttccacttCCTGGCGTGAGCAGGGAACCTTCTcctagcccaggttgctccaagccctgtccaaccagCGCTGCTGGGAATATCTGGGGGATGTTGCTGTGACCTTTGGGGTGGTTGGTCTAATCACCGTCAACCACAAGTAAATGAGTATATCACACCACATGAGTAAATGCTTGTATACAAGGAAAAACCCTTCCCTCTCTGTTCTCCTTTATTCCCGGGGTGGTCAGCAGTGTCGTGGTGCTCTAAGGATGACAAACAAAAACAGGGATTGTCCGAGTGGGGATCTTCagctgagggacagggacaaacAGGGCTGAGTAAGAGACACAAGATCCGAGGAGGAAccagctgcagcctgagggATTTTGGGTGTAGCTGGAAGCTCAGTTCTGGCAGGGGCTGTAGGGGGTTCAGAGGGAAGCAGCTCTCCGTCCcttggaatcatggaattctTGGATGGTTTGgtagaagggaccttaaagcccatctggTTCCATCCTCTGCCCTGGGCACTGACACCTTCCCCTGtgccaggttgctccaagccccatccaagctggacttggacacttccagggatgaggcagccacagcttctctgggaaatccattccagggcctcctcatcctcacagggaaggatctgATTTCTCCCAGACTGGCCAACCATTCCAGCAGGATGGGAGCCTTGGGGACTCCCTCTTCTGCAGGACAGACACTGATGTGGCCATGAaccaccccagggctgccatcCCACTGGGAATATCTGGGACATCCTCCCATCAGCGCAAACCTGGGGCCAGACAGATTTTGAGGACTCACAGCACTCCTGGGCTCTGTGACTAATAATTCATTGCACAATCTGACAGGGGcatgaggaaaacaaacagaataaaTCATACACTGAGTCATCCTCAGAGGTGGAGTTAGAATTACTCAGGAGTAAGGAGCAGTAGTAGTGGTTGCTACATCCATACTTTGCTCACAGACAGGTCAATCACCTATATTTCTAAGGGAAATAACCTGCTCCTAAAAGCACAGATTTAACCCTAACCTGTCTGATGCCTGGTTGATTTTTAGAGATTTTaggaacaaaacaaatgaaagggaaaaaaaaaaagagagagaaagttCGCATGTCCCACTTGTACTGTagaaaaaatagagaagaaTAGGAAGGTGCTGTgcttaaacaaataaatttatattattgACATACAGTACTGCGCTATCAAGGATCTCCACTGTGCACCCCTTTTGTACAGCGGGAAAACGGATGTTTTCTGCCAATTTATCTAATTgtccacatttttttccactttcccagACTGCATCTCAGCGCTCCCTGCCAGGACCCCTGCGGGCCGGTGCGCCAGGCAGGACCTAGCAGGGAAAAGTGTGAAGGCACTGGAGGTCTCTGAGCGCCCCCGGCCGCGTCGAGCCGCTCCAGCCCGCGGTGCCCGCCCGCctcgggggtcccggggggctCCAGGGCCGCGGGGCGAGCACGGGGCCATCACGGCACCCACCGGGGCCGCTCCCCTCAGCCTGCCCTCACCAGCATGGAGGCACCCGCGCCCCGGCTGTATCTGTGCCCTCCCCAAGATGGCGCCCGCCGTACTACAGCCGTGACCTCCCCAGGGTGTCGCCCTACGTTGTGGCTATGGAAATGACCTCCCCAAGATGGCGGCCGAGATGGGTACGGTCGCACCGAACCGCGCCGGAAGTGGGGACGGCGCCGTTCCCGGCCCATGATGGCGGAGGCGGGCGCGGGCGGCCCCCGGCTGCCGGAGCTGCTGGCGTTGGGGCAGCGGCTGTGGGATGAGCTGGAGTCCAGCACCGAGCCCTCCTCGGGAGCCCCGGCCGTGCAGGACAAGGTGCGGCAGGGGCTGGACGCGCTGCAGCGGGCGGCGGCCATGGTGGcgcagctggagctgttcaggTCAGCGCAGGGGACGCGtctgaggggacagggagggtcCCCGGGCAGGGCAGAGGTGGGACGGGAGCGggacagaatcccagaatcactgaggttgaACAAGATCTCCTAGGCCATCGAGTCCAGCCTGTGACCGATCAGTGATTGTCATCAGCCCAGAGCACCGAGTGCCACGGCTGGGcgttccttggacacctccaggggtggAGACTCCACCAGCTCTCcgggcagccccttcccaggcatgagcaccctttccatgaagaaattccttctgatgTGCCATCCTGGTCCggcctgaggccgttccctctcctcctgtccctgttccctgggagcagagcccgattccccggctgtcccctcctgtcagggagctgtgcagggccacaaggtcccccccgagcctccttttctccagggtgAGCATCcgcagctccctcagccgcCCCTTACAGGATGACTCCAACCCCTTTCCCATCTCAATTCCGGActccctgctctctccctcGCAGTGAAAACGAGGAGCTGGAGGAAATCGCCTCAGCCGACCTGAAATTCATGCTGCTGCCGGCGCTGCTGGGAGGCCTCACGCTGAAGCAGGTGGATctgagcaggagaagggagcacCTGGAGAGTGCCCGGGAGCATTTCCTGCGCTTCCTCAAGCTCTGCAGGAACTATGGGCTGGGATCTTTCCAGCTACCCCCAGGCACTGCCGGAGAGGAGAAAGCCGAGAGCCCCTCGGTCCCCCAGGACCCTACCCAGCCCAATCTGGTGGCCATGGCCATGAGCAGGACGGCCAAAATTGAAAGgtgggctctgtgctgtgggaagggctttGGGAATTACTGTGGGAGGAGCAGGAACCTGAGGCAGTGCAGGGTTGGACAGGGAAGAGCTTCCCTGGACATTGGAATAATTTGGTcataaaatgcttattttaagAGTTGTGGCTCACTGTTTAATGGGTAGGGCTTGGGAGGGGCGTTTGTGTCTCCAGTCTCTGGTTTCTGAGGAAAAACTGCTCAAAAACTTACTACAACCTCTCTAATCTTTCATAATTAAACTTACATTTAGTTCTTTAATCACTGCTGGTAGCATAAAAACTTCCAAACTGAAAGTTTCCTACCAGTGGGTTCATTAGAGCTTGAAAAAAGGTGGCTGGTGCCTTTGGTGCTCTGGTTGGGATTTTGGCTACCAAGTTGCTCATTGTGGCATCACTGAAAGGTCCAAGCTAGGCTGGACTTGGTTAAATTGTGTagaaaaacatagaaaatatACAATTTATATTCTAATTGGAAAGGGTTTCTTTTttagaataattattttatgcTCCTTGTCCTCTCAGCTCTCAAAGGTTTCTTTGCTATTACTGTTCATTCTTCAGGTGACAATAAGTGAGGGAAGGAGGACACAAGGATTTAGTTTGGCAGTGTTTTATGTGAGTAGTTTCCCCTTTAATAACGAATtcctgaaaacataaaaataaatttgcccTGGAAGTTTATTATATAGGGAGTTCTTCCCTGTAATAATTAATTCCTGAATAGGTCAAAAAGTCCAAAAAgccaaaattatattttaaaaaagcctgcacacacaaaagCCACCTGAGACAGAAGTTGGAAAAACATTTGTGTGACATGGAATCAGCTCAAATCAGCCATTCCATTGTTTTTCTCAGTTCTGCTTTTTTCCAGGAGACTGATGTTTCCAGTCTTGCCTTATTTTACCAGGAAGGCTTCAGTTTCCAAAGGTTCATCAGTGTTTAGGAGAAGAATAAAATCACTGAGGCCCCTCTGAATTAAATGTCATTTTACAGCTGCTTTTAACAGATAGGAGAGGCTGAAATTCCAACAGGAATCAGTGGAACTTCCATTAAATTTGGTTGATCCCCTTAGAAAAGGTGGTAAAGgcaccagggctgggctgcaAAAAATGATTCAGTGATCTGATTGTGCTGTGTTTGAGCTAGGTACAAACAGAAGAAGGAGCTGGAAAACAAATTGGCCTCCATGAGTAGCTCCGTGGAGAGTGGAACAGCAGATGAGGATCAGATCCGGGAATTTTACACCCTCCAGATCCAGAAATGGATCGGCACCAGCCTGGAGGAGATTGAGAGCATCGACCAGGAGCTGGTGATcctgaggagcagggatgcagcCAGGCAGGTGAGGGATGCAGGTGCTGTGGGATGGGCATGGGGGGATGAATCCCAGAGGAATTCAGCAGCAGAGTTTTAATCAGTGACTCCCCAGTTGGAACTGAGCTCAGTCACAGCATGAGCTGATGGGGTTTCATTCATTCTGAATTCTGAGCTTTGGGTTGGGCTCTGCTGCCACACGTTCCCCACAATCCCAGCCTGTGGAATGCTGGAGCTTGGGATATCAGAGCTGAACTGGGCTGGGCAAAGGCTTTTTTGCAGATCCCCAATTCTGAAGAACAACTGgatttggaaattaaaataagagCCTTATGGTTTCTGTCAAGACCCTTGTGTTTTCTGCAGCATGTCCCATCCGGGTGTTATCAGCCCATTTGGAAT contains the following coding sequences:
- the LOC134049942 gene encoding protein Wnt-11b-2-like is translated as MGRPAAAATALLCQLSLSAAIQWLGLAGSRVAWNESQHCRLLVPEQLQLCRRHLEAMPSIVRAARRTQELCQQSFADMRWNCSSIQSAPSFGPELLTGTREAAFVHALAAAAVAQGIARSCSSGELPLCSCGPGPSEPPAPGSRWGGCGDNLSHGLQLGAAFTDGSARIGAGSTPGLRAVNRHNGAVGRAVLSDSLDTRCKCHGVSGSCSMKTCWKGLPDLGEIASDLKSRYLAALKVTHRLVGPRKQLIPKEKDARPVTEMDLVYLINSPDYCTPNPQLGSLGTQDRPCNRSSLGSGSCDLLCCGRGYNTYTEEVQERCHCRYRWCCSVVCRRCRRSLERHVCK
- the IGBP1 gene encoding immunoglobulin-binding protein 1 isoform X1, yielding MMAEAGAGGPRLPELLALGQRLWDELESSTEPSSGAPAVQDKVRQGLDALQRAAAMVAQLELFSENEELEEIASADLKFMLLPALLGGLTLKQVDLSRRREHLESAREHFLRFLKLCRNYGLGSFQLPPGTAGEEKAESPSVPQDPTQPNLVAMAMSRTAKIERYKQKKELENKLASMSSSVESGTADEDQIREFYTLQIQKWIGTSLEEIESIDQELVILRSRDAARQAPAGPRGPSRPARTPMKPFILTRDAAQARVFGAGYPGLPTMTVDDWYEQRRKQGIVSTPQRVPAGKSDEELQKQQQKTEEEEEDEEALRKARDWDDWKDTHPRGYGNRHNMG
- the IGBP1 gene encoding immunoglobulin-binding protein 1 isoform X2, with amino-acid sequence MAEAGAGGPRLPELLALGQRLWDELESSTEPSSGAPAVQDKVRQGLDALQRAAAMVAQLELFSENEELEEIASADLKFMLLPALLGGLTLKQVDLSRRREHLESAREHFLRFLKLCRNYGLGSFQLPPGTAGEEKAESPSVPQDPTQPNLVAMAMSRTAKIERYKQKKELENKLASMSSSVESGTADEDQIREFYTLQIQKWIGTSLEEIESIDQELVILRSRDAARQAPAGPRGPSRPARTPMKPFILTRDAAQARVFGAGYPGLPTMTVDDWYEQRRKQGIVSTPQRVPGKSDEELQKQQQKTEEEEEDEEALRKARDWDDWKDTHPRGYGNRHNMG
- the IGBP1 gene encoding immunoglobulin-binding protein 1 isoform X3, which gives rise to MAEAGAGGPRLPELLALGQRLWDELESSTEPSSGAPAVQDKVRQGLDALQRAAAMVAQLELFSENEELEEIASADLKFMLLPALLGGLTLKQVDLSRRREHLESAREHFLRFLKLCRNYGLGSFQLPPGTAGEEKAESPSVPQDPTQPNLVAMAMSRTAKIERYKQKKELENKLASMSSSVESGTADEDQIREFYTLQIQKWIGTSLEEIESIDQELVILRSRDAARQAPAGPRGPSRPARTPMKPFILTRDAAQARVFGAGYPGLPTMTVDDWYEQRRKQGIVPSPGSHSCKSDEELQKQQQKTEEEEEDEEALRKARDWDDWKDTHPRGYGNRHNMG